The genomic DNA TAGGTGGATAAAATGAATAAAATAAAGGTTTTTAAAAAAATAGCTACATTAAGTTTACAAAAGGATTTAGAATACCGAGCAAATTTTTTCGCTATGGTTGTATCAGGATTACTTTGGATTAGTGTACCATTAATATTCTTTAAAGCTATATATTTAAATGTAGAAAATATATTGGGATGGCAATGGGCCGAAATGTTAATTTTAGTAGGGACATATATGATTATTGATGCAATTATGATGTTCTTAATGATACATAATATGGGTATGCTTCAAAATGACATTATGGATGGAAGACTGGATTTATTGTTGATAAAGCCTATTGATTCTCAATTTTACGCATCATTTAGAACTTTGAATTATACCCAAATATTGAATGTAATTCCAGGGATGATAGTTGTAATTATTGGAATGAATTCAATGTCCAATGTTTTAAATTCAATTAATTTATTGGGATATTTTCTCTATTTATTTTCAGGAATGATTATTTACTACTGTATTTGGTTTATGTGGACCATTACAGCTTTTTGGTGGCCAAGTATTCAAAATAGAGAAGGAATGTTTTTAAGTACAATAATAATGGCTAGATTTCCAGATGATATTTATCAAGGCATAATAGGAATGATCTTCAAGTATATGTTCCCCATTGCTTTAGTTGCTAGCCCTGCTGCAAAAATAGTTACTGGAAAATTAGATATTGTATTGGGAATACTTACTTTTGGGATTAGTATAGTGCTTTTAATTATTACACGTTTTGTGTGGAATAGGGGATTAAAAGCGTACAATAGTTCTGGAAACTAAATAAAAGGAGTTTTATTAACATGGCAAATATCGCTGCTAGCATTGTACTAATCACAAGAAACAAGCTCGAACGTATACAGCATACTTTGAAATCGCTTTCTCTACAGAATACCAGGGGGATTCTTTTTGAAGTAGTTATTGTTAATAACGGTTCTACTGTGGATTACACGTCAGTAATAGAGTTGTATAAGGGGCAACTACATATGCAGTATACAGAAAGAGAAGCTGCATCTATTGCAAAAGCTAGGAATATAGGAATTAAAATGGCAAAAGGAGATATCATCATTTTTTTAGATGATGATATCTTATTTGGATCGCAATTTATATACGAGCATATAAAACCGCATTTAGAAAGTAAAGATGAAGTCGTTGTTGTAGGTGACCGTTATAATGTATTTTTTGGGAATATAACTTCTCATAGGACAGAAACAATCATACATAATGCATTATTAAATGATATAAATCAACTAAATGGAACAGCTAGAGAAGATTTTTATGCCAAACAAACGTTTAAATTGTTTGGGTGGCATCCAAATGGAGGGCATATTGCATGGACCTGCTTTGTAACACGAAATGCCTCGGTTAGTAAAAAGTTGTTAGAAAAGGTAAATTATTTTGATGAAAAGTTCCTTGGTTGGGGGGGAGAAGATATTGAATTAGGATATCGCTTATATAATCAGAATGCTAGATTCATATATCAGAAAAACGCTAAAGTTTATCACATGGAACATCCAGTTGGTAAAAATAGAATTGAAAATTTGGCTAAAAATATGAACTATTTCTGTGAAAAATATTCTGAGCACTTAGATCCCAAATTATTTGTAAAATTTATAAATAATCAAATATCATTAGAGGAATTTTATAACTCAAATAATGCTTTAAAGCTACACATTAAAAATAGTTCACAAACCTATTTTAAAATGATTAGGTAATGAAGAACTGGAGAGTAGGAGGAAAATAAAATGAAGGTTTTAGGATTGGGTGGATCTTTACATGATTTTTCAGCATGTTTAGTTGATAATAGTGAAATTAAGGTTGCTGTAGAAGAGGAAAGGTTAGTACGGGTTAAATATGCATATAAGCTAGGTGAACGTGTTTCGAGGTGTAAGGCTGCAAAATATTGTTTAGATTCGGAAGGAATTTCTATTGATGATGTAGATTTAATAGTGGCAAATGATTATCTAACACCTGGTTATTACCTTAAATATAGAAAAAAAGTTAAGTTAATTAGTCATCATCTTAGTCATGCAGCTAGTGTATTTTATCCATCGAAATTTGAAAAATCAGCTATTTTAGTTTTAGATGGTGGAGGGAGCCAAATAAATAGTAAGAATCAAATATTTGGAGAAACAATAACATATTATTTAGGAGAAGGATCTCAGATTTCTACTTTAAAGGATATTAAAGGCGAAGTAGTAGGTGAGGATTATGAACAGGTTTATACAAATTCATTAGGATTTTTTTATGGAATAGTTACTAATAGCATAGGATTTAACTCACAGGGTTATATTGAACCTGGTAAAACAATGGGCTTAGCTCCTTATGGTACGGACAAATATGTGAAGGAATTTTATAAATTCTATAATTGTGATATAAATGGGAATTTCAATCAAAGCTTAGAGCAACAGAGAGAAATGGAACAGTACATAAATCACGTATTGGAAAATATGAAAACGCTTAAGAGATTGGAGCAAGCAAAAGCTGATTTTGCTTTTGCAGTTCAATATCATACTGAGGATATTGTAATTAAACTTTGCAATTATTTATATGAAAAAACTCAAATAAAAAACTTATGTATTTCTGGAGGTGTAGCTTTAAATAGTGTTGTAAACTATAAAGTTTTAGAGAATACTCCTTTTGAAAATGTATTTGTAATGCCTGCAACAGGTGATACCGGTACTGGAATTGGAGCGGCCCTTTATGGGTATTATGCTTTAGGAGGAAAGCATAGGAATCCCTCTAAAACAGATTTTTCTCCGTACTTAGGAAAGGAATACACTGAAATAGAAATAAAACAGTCTCTAGAACAATATAAAGAATCAATAATAGTATCAGAACCAAAAAATTTGCATAAAACGGTTGCTAAATTAATTAGTGATAAAAATATTATAGGGTGGTTTCAGGGGAAATCAGAAGTAGGTCCAAGAGCATTAGGAAATCGTAGTATATTAGCAGATCCTAGATATAATGATATGAAGGACCTTATAAATACAAGAATTAAGCATAGAGAACCGTTTCGACCATTTGCACCTGCTGTTTTAGAAGAAGAACAAGATAAATATTTTTCTATGAAAGAAAGTTCTTACTATATGTTGTTTGTTCCGAAAATCCATAATTCTAAACAAAAGGATGTACCTTCAATTACTCATATTGATGGGACTGGAAGAATGCAAACAGTATCAAAGGATATGAATCTGAATTTTCATAAATTAATTTCTGAGTTTAAAAATTTAACAGGTATTCCAATTCTTTTGAATACTTCATTTAATGATAATGGAGAACCGATAGTTGAATCACCAAATGATGCTATTAAATGCTTTTTAAATATAGATTTGGATTATTTAGTAATCGGAAAGTATTTAATTCAAAAAAATAAAAATTAGGAGAGAATGCCGTGTGCATATAAAAGAATACGAACTAAGTAGTTATGGGCGACTAGTGACATATACTAAATCTTCGATGACTGAATTACTAGAAATATACCATAATACTATTATAAAAGTGAATTTAATACGGCAGAATACAGATCTGCCTATACTAAAAGTATTTAATACAAAATTACCTGATTATTTCCTAGTTAGAGAAGCAACTTTAGAAAGTGAAGAAACAGGCGAAATATTCTTATATGCCATTTCTATTGTATTTATAGAAAAGTTTCAAAAAGAAGTTATGGAAGATTTGATAAAAGGGGTTGAGCCAATCGGAAAAATTTTAGATAAGTATAAGCTAGATACCAGTAGGAAAATTGAAAATGTAAATATATATCAAGAAGAGGGGATGGCTAAACATCTTCAAATAGGGTGTGAAGACAAAATTTTAGGGAAAACCTATACTATTAACAGTGAAAAAGAACCACTGTTTCTAATTTCTGAATTTTTCCCTTTAAAAAAACTAATTGAATAGGAGAAAATAATGGGTAAAAAAAAGTTGCCAATAGAAAAACCACCAGTTTATGGATATCAATTTTACGCCTATCCATTAGCCATTATCTTAAATCACGAAGAAGCGTATCCATGGTTCTATAGTAATTACATTCAAGTAGCATTTGATAAGGAATTTAAATCACCGGTACCATTTTGTTTTTATATGTATGATCATACTATTTGTCCATGGTTAAAAGTACAGAAGCTACAAAGAGATTTAATTAAATTTACAAATCAGGACATAATAGATTTTGTAATAAAGTCCCTGAATGAAAATTATTATGTGTATTTGAATGTAGATGAATATTATATTCCGGATAGACGTACCTATAAAAAGAGACATTTTTCTCATGATATATTAGTATATGGTTATGACATAAATTCAGAGACGTTTGATGTATTAGGGTTTAATAAGAATGTTTCTTTTAAGAGTTCAAAAGTAAGTTTTTCTGAATTTAGAAAATCCTATTTATACCTAGAGAATATAGAGAATGAATGTAATCAAGTTTACTTATATAAGTTTAATCCAGAAGGAGAATATGAATTTAATAAAAAATTAGTGATTGAATCTTTGGAAGATTATCTTCATTCGAGAAATACTTCTGAGAAGTTTAGTATGTTATTGGAACCCTGGGAAAGATTTTATGGTATGGAATCTTATAAGCAACTTTATAATTACTTCGAAGCATTAATCCAGGGAGAGGTATATATAGATATAAGAAATACACATATTTTGTGGGAGCATAAAAAGGTTATGGCCTCCCGGATTAACTTTATGTTAGAAAATCAAATAATAGAAACGAAAATATATCAAGATGCAAAGAAAATTGAAGATCGAGCATTAATTATACGCAATATGTTTGTTAAATATAGCTTAGTAAAAGATAATGATATTATTTTGAAAATTGTAGATAGGCTAGAAGAATTAAAAAATGATGAGGAAAAATTGATAAAAGATTTGATTAATGCATTAAAAATATAGATAAATTTCATTATTTCATTAGGTAGCTTCTTGGGCATGAATCCGATATTGTATCGGACTCATGCCTTTTAGTTTTGCCTTAATTCTTTTATGATTATAGTACGCTATGTACTTTGTTAGTTCGTGTTTAAAGTGGTCTATATTTTTAAATTCTTTTCGGTATAGAAATTCAGACTTCATGATTCCAAAGAGATTTTCAATTACTGCGTTATCGTAACAGCTGATGCATCCATATCAAAATTAAAATTGGTTATTAAATATTTAGGCATTAATTTATGAAATACAGTAGAATTTGAAGGTGCTTCAGCTCTTATGTGCAGTTGAGATAACTAACTCAATTGGGAAATCAATAACACAGCTGTAATTACAACTATACTCCATTTTTTGAATAGATTTTGGCTCGTTTCTAGGATTCACATCGTTAAATAATCCATCAATTTTCTGAAAATAGATAAATCAGAAATTCATTAATAAGAATATTTGTAATTAATAAATGATTAACTTGAATTCATTTTACATACCTTCACAAATGTAATTAGCCGTACATAAGGATATTGTAGTAGATAGGATAAGGGTATAACCAGTGTTATATTACGCTATAAGAGTGATTATGAATATTCATTTTTTAGTTTTTTACATTTATTCAATAATTATTTATTATTTTCATACCCTAAAATCTACAAAGATATCAGAGTGTTAGGAAACCTAAAGGGTTTATCTAAGCACTCTTGTTTGTTTATTGGTGATTCAGGAGTTATATAGATTGGTTTAGTGGATACGTAATATAATGTCGAATACTTTTTCACTTGCATTACCATCACTTGAGTGGTAAAGTGATAGTAAGATGAACGCTAGGAAGTGATGAAACATGCGTGATAATACGATAGGATCATTAATATGGTTACGTTTAATACGATTTACGAACCAAAGTAATCAAATGTCAAATGAGTTTTTAAAACGTTTTGATTTAACGACAGCTCAATTTGATGTGCTTTTGCAAATACGTACGTATCAACCACTAACACAAATGGAGTTAGCTGAAAAGGTAACTGTTACACAAGGTGGCATTTCTCGAATGTTAACTCGTCTTGAAAAAGAAGGATATATTGTACGAAAACAAGATTGGAAAACGAAAACAATTAGTCTTACAGAGCAAGGAGAAGCAGCTTTAGAGAGAGCATTGCCAGAGCAACTTGCATTTCAATCTTCGTTTTTTGATGATGTATTAAATGAAGAAGAGCAGAAAATATTATACGAGCTGATGACGAAAGTTCATAAGCATAGCGAAAAAAAAGAATTACCGCAAGAGTAATTTTTTTTACATCATCAATTGACTAATCAAGTGATGAGATAGGTAATACGGAGATATACTTGACTTACCAACGTTTTTAGAAGAAAAACTAATACTACTTTATTAAAGGGGAGAGTAACTATGGAAAAATACCGTATAGATACAAGAAAAGGAATTGAGTTTGGGTTATATTCAATTGGCGATCATGTATTAAATCCACATAATGGGGAGAAAGTTACGCCAGAAAAAAGAATTCACGAACTAATTGAAACAGCTAAGTTAGCAGATGAGGCAGGGCTTGATGTGTTTGCTGTAGGTGAAAGTCATCAAACGCATTTTACAACGCAAGCTCATACAGTTATTTTAGGTGCGGTCGCGCAAGCTACGAAAAATATAAAAATTGCAAGTTCCGCAACGATATTAAGTACATCTGACCCAGTTCGAGTATATGAGGATTTCGCTACCATTGACTTGATTTCTAATGGTCGTGCTGAAATCGTAGCTGGTCGTGGATCTCGTATTGGAGGATATAGTTTACTTGGTTATGACGTGAATGATTATGAAGAATTATTTGAAGAGAAGATGGATCTTTTATTAAAAATTAATAACGAGGAACATGTAACATGGAATGGACAGTTCAGAGCACCGCTCGCACATGCATCGGTTATTCCAAGAGCGAAAAATAATAACTTACCAATTTGGCGTGCAGTTGGAGGTCCACCAGCTAGTGCAATTAAAGCAGGACGTGCAGGTGTGCCAATGATGATAACAACACTTGGTGGTCCAGCAATTAACTTTAAAGTGTCAGTAGATGCTTACCGCGAGGCTGCTCAGCAAAGTGGATTTGATCCAGCTAGTTTACCAGTTGCGACAACGAGTTTATTTTATACGGCAAAAAATTCACAAGATGCACTTAGTGAATATTATCCTCACATTAATGCTGGTATGCTTACACTGCGCGGTGGTGGGTATCCGAAACAGCAATTTACAAATGCAATAGATTACCGTGATGCTTTAATGGTTGGTAGCCCACAACAAATCATTGAGAAAATGCTTTACCAATATGAATTGTTTGGCCAACAACGCTTTATGGCACAAATTGATTTTGGCGGTGTACCATTTGATAAAATTGAGAAAAATATTGAATTAATTGCTACTGAAATATTACCAGCCGTTAGAAAACATACAGCAAAATAAATAAAAAAACTGGGAGTCTAATTGACTCTCAGTTTTTTATTTGTTATAGAAAAATGACAAAAAAATGAACTTTTAGTCGAGGGAGAGGGAAGTTGTTTTCTATTTTTGAATAACATTATTTCGAGTTTGAATTTTGAAAATACATTTTTCTCTTGACAAAAAATAAGCATTTATCGAGGGTAGTTTCGAGGACATTTTTTCGGTTGAAAGTCAAGTGTATGAAGAAAAAACGATTGTTTTATAGATATAAAAGTAAGAAGTATATTGAAAAAACACATTTTGCTAATGAAAAAAATCTGATTCAAAAAAATGACAAAAGACATATTTCAGACAAAATGATGTCAATAATACGTCAAAAATAACCTGAATTTACTATGCAGGTATATTATACAATTCGATTAACGAATAAAACACTACAGAAATAGTGAAAAGGTAAAAATTAGCATTGCAATAGTTTGAAAAACTGAAACTTCATATTTTTCGACAATACATACAAAATGTTTTTGTCTTTTCGTATTTCTTAATAATTGAGTTTGATAAGATTGCTCAATTAACTTTTATTATAAAAACTATGAAGGAAGTGATTTTAGTATGGAAACGCTCGAATTGGCACGAATACAGTTCGCATCAACAACGATTTTCCATTACTTTTTTGTTCCGCTGTCAATTGGTTTAGCTTTTATTATTGCGATCATGCAAACGTTGTATGTGGTAAAAGGGCAAGAAGTATATAAGAAGATGGCAAAGTTTTGGACGCAATTATTCCTTATTAACTTTGCAGTAGGTGTAGTAACAGGTATTTTACAAGAATTTCAGTTTGGTATGAACTGGTCAACGTATTCACGTTTTGTAGGTGATGTATTTGGTCCCTCGCTTGCAATTGAAGGATTACTGGCATTTTTCATTGAGTCTACATTCCTAGGTTTATGGGTATTCGGTGAGGATAAATTACCGAAGCGAATTCACTTAATGTGTATTTGGCTCCTTTCAATTGGAACGATGTTATCAGCATTCTGGATTTTAACTGCAAGTGCATTTATGCAGTCACCTGTCGGGTATGAAATGGCAGCTGATGGTCGTGCACAAATGAATGATTTCTTAGCCATTATTCAAAACCCACAACTATGGGTACAATTCCCGCATACAATTACAGCAGCAATTGCAACAGGTGCATTCTTTATTGCGGGTGTAAGTGCATGGAAAATTACAAAAGGACAAGAAACTGTAGTATTTAAAAAATCTTTCCGCATTTCTATCATTGTTGGAACAATTACAACGGCGCTTGTATTATTCTTCGGTCATGCACAAGCGCAACAATTAATTAAGACACATCCAATGAAGATGGCGGCAGCTGAAGCACTATGGAATACAAGTGAGGATCCAGCGCCATTTACAGTATTTTCGAAAATTGATACAGAGAAGAAAGAAAATTCGTTTGAAATTCAAATCCCTTATATGCTAAGTCTATTATCGTATGATA from Bacillus cereus G9842 includes the following:
- a CDS encoding LLM class flavin-dependent oxidoreductase; this encodes MEKYRIDTRKGIEFGLYSIGDHVLNPHNGEKVTPEKRIHELIETAKLADEAGLDVFAVGESHQTHFTTQAHTVILGAVAQATKNIKIASSATILSTSDPVRVYEDFATIDLISNGRAEIVAGRGSRIGGYSLLGYDVNDYEELFEEKMDLLLKINNEEHVTWNGQFRAPLAHASVIPRAKNNNLPIWRAVGGPPASAIKAGRAGVPMMITTLGGPAINFKVSVDAYREAAQQSGFDPASLPVATTSLFYTAKNSQDALSEYYPHINAGMLTLRGGGYPKQQFTNAIDYRDALMVGSPQQIIEKMLYQYELFGQQRFMAQIDFGGVPFDKIEKNIELIATEILPAVRKHTAK
- a CDS encoding carbamoyltransferase family protein yields the protein MKVLGLGGSLHDFSACLVDNSEIKVAVEEERLVRVKYAYKLGERVSRCKAAKYCLDSEGISIDDVDLIVANDYLTPGYYLKYRKKVKLISHHLSHAASVFYPSKFEKSAILVLDGGGSQINSKNQIFGETITYYLGEGSQISTLKDIKGEVVGEDYEQVYTNSLGFFYGIVTNSIGFNSQGYIEPGKTMGLAPYGTDKYVKEFYKFYNCDINGNFNQSLEQQREMEQYINHVLENMKTLKRLEQAKADFAFAVQYHTEDIVIKLCNYLYEKTQIKNLCISGGVALNSVVNYKVLENTPFENVFVMPATGDTGTGIGAALYGYYALGGKHRNPSKTDFSPYLGKEYTEIEIKQSLEQYKESIIVSEPKNLHKTVAKLISDKNIIGWFQGKSEVGPRALGNRSILADPRYNDMKDLINTRIKHREPFRPFAPAVLEEEQDKYFSMKESSYYMLFVPKIHNSKQKDVPSITHIDGTGRMQTVSKDMNLNFHKLISEFKNLTGIPILLNTSFNDNGEPIVESPNDAIKCFLNIDLDYLVIGKYLIQKNKN
- a CDS encoding glycosyltransferase family 2 protein codes for the protein MANIAASIVLITRNKLERIQHTLKSLSLQNTRGILFEVVIVNNGSTVDYTSVIELYKGQLHMQYTEREAASIAKARNIGIKMAKGDIIIFLDDDILFGSQFIYEHIKPHLESKDEVVVVGDRYNVFFGNITSHRTETIIHNALLNDINQLNGTAREDFYAKQTFKLFGWHPNGGHIAWTCFVTRNASVSKKLLEKVNYFDEKFLGWGGEDIELGYRLYNQNARFIYQKNAKVYHMEHPVGKNRIENLAKNMNYFCEKYSEHLDPKLFVKFINNQISLEEFYNSNNALKLHIKNSSQTYFKMIR
- a CDS encoding chorismate--pyruvate lyase family protein, with the translated sequence MHIKEYELSSYGRLVTYTKSSMTELLEIYHNTIIKVNLIRQNTDLPILKVFNTKLPDYFLVREATLESEETGEIFLYAISIVFIEKFQKEVMEDLIKGVEPIGKILDKYKLDTSRKIENVNIYQEEGMAKHLQIGCEDKILGKTYTINSEKEPLFLISEFFPLKKLIE
- a CDS encoding ABC transporter permease, whose protein sequence is MNKIKVFKKIATLSLQKDLEYRANFFAMVVSGLLWISVPLIFFKAIYLNVENILGWQWAEMLILVGTYMIIDAIMMFLMIHNMGMLQNDIMDGRLDLLLIKPIDSQFYASFRTLNYTQILNVIPGMIVVIIGMNSMSNVLNSINLLGYFLYLFSGMIIYYCIWFMWTITAFWWPSIQNREGMFLSTIIMARFPDDIYQGIIGMIFKYMFPIALVASPAAKIVTGKLDIVLGILTFGISIVLLIITRFVWNRGLKAYNSSGN
- a CDS encoding MarR family winged helix-turn-helix transcriptional regulator; the encoded protein is MRDNTIGSLIWLRLIRFTNQSNQMSNEFLKRFDLTTAQFDVLLQIRTYQPLTQMELAEKVTVTQGGISRMLTRLEKEGYIVRKQDWKTKTISLTEQGEAALERALPEQLAFQSSFFDDVLNEEEQKILYELMTKVHKHSEKKELPQE
- the cydA gene encoding cytochrome ubiquinol oxidase subunit I, with product METLELARIQFASTTIFHYFFVPLSIGLAFIIAIMQTLYVVKGQEVYKKMAKFWTQLFLINFAVGVVTGILQEFQFGMNWSTYSRFVGDVFGPSLAIEGLLAFFIESTFLGLWVFGEDKLPKRIHLMCIWLLSIGTMLSAFWILTASAFMQSPVGYEMAADGRAQMNDFLAIIQNPQLWVQFPHTITAAIATGAFFIAGVSAWKITKGQETVVFKKSFRISIIVGTITTALVLFFGHAQAQQLIKTHPMKMAAAEALWNTSEDPAPFTVFSKIDTEKKENSFEIQIPYMLSLLSYDKFSGQVEGMNQIQKQYEEKYGPGDYIPPVHTMFWSFRAMVMSGTFMLLLGAYGWFLSRKDRLAEKTWYLKLMVYAISLPFIGNTVGWIMTEMGRQPWVVFGVMKTEDAVSPNVTFGEVLFSLISFTSMYLIMGGICVYLFVRTIKGHTNKKTKKDYQSHDPFDKEEEYVIS